A genomic region of Chloracidobacterium sp. contains the following coding sequences:
- a CDS encoding PD40 domain-containing protein, whose amino-acid sequence MSRKFVLYQIYLLLIAISLGFPVTAIARPGDLDPTFGDGGIAITRGNSFNHLDSAYAMAIQSDAKMVVVGDGYSGGLGWDFAVVRYNATGSLDPSFGDRGIVITSLGDSHDGARAVAIQPDGKIVVAGYSSGSGSAVVRYNPDGSLDTSFNGTGIIRASAGGAAVAIQADGKIVTAGSSGGGFAILRYNTNGTPDLSLNGTGMVTTPIGNVSSGATSLKIQSDGKIVAAGSSRDDVTGNSFAVVRYTTSGHLDTTFNGTGKATTSFGDAYGGASDLAFQWDGKIVIVGSTGAPGTGYDFAFIRYDSDGSLDATFGGTGKFTIPVGPSSDSAHSVAIQGDGSILAAGSSFSSGGSIPSSFAVVRLKPNGALDTTFNGTGIVRNPTCCQAYASAMAVQSDGKIVVAGGFDDQLYDYYDFVVVRYQGNHLRSNGKIAFTSDRDGNSEIYVMDPDGSNQTRITNNNIFDGHAAWSRDGRKMAFISQRETGGYAIFQMNADGTDKTEITPVNYQPSSLLSTSWGISWSPDGNRLVFAERDFVANEWHIFVVNADGSNRRFLTRGWDPAWSPDGTRILSVTTRGSSSAERIQTIGPDGTDLRILPPLPNQFRWYEGVSWSPTGREIAVSAENSANLIMFILDADGSNAREFHWQCSPVAPDGCSNVFSPYWSPDGHSIAFVYPNQIYTKKVDGGEPERLTTSGRNFDPSWQPIIPRSALADFDGDGRSDISVFRPSDATWYLDQSANGFSSRRFGISSDKLTPADYDGDGRTDISVFRDGVWYWLNSSDGSFRGNQFGVSGDIPIPADFTGDGRAELAVYRDGIWWSLDLTNGQVGSSNSDCHLTNPSSGTMMATGALIRRCFAMASGI is encoded by the coding sequence ATGTCACGCAAATTTGTTCTTTATCAGATTTATTTGTTACTGATCGCTATTTCGCTTGGTTTTCCAGTGACGGCCATTGCTCGCCCGGGCGATCTTGACCCGACATTCGGCGACGGCGGGATCGCCATCACCAGAGGCAATAGTTTTAATCACCTAGATTCTGCGTACGCAATGGCAATCCAATCGGATGCCAAGATGGTCGTGGTCGGAGACGGCTACAGCGGTGGGCTGGGCTGGGATTTTGCGGTTGTCCGCTATAACGCGACCGGGTCGCTGGATCCGTCTTTCGGGGACAGGGGCATAGTTATTACCTCGCTCGGCGACTCCCATGATGGTGCCCGTGCTGTAGCTATCCAGCCAGACGGCAAGATCGTTGTCGCAGGCTACAGCTCTGGCTCAGGCTCGGCGGTCGTTCGTTACAACCCAGACGGTTCACTGGACACCTCGTTTAACGGCACCGGGATAATCAGAGCCTCGGCCGGCGGGGCGGCGGTCGCGATCCAGGCGGACGGTAAGATCGTCACGGCCGGCAGCAGCGGCGGCGGCTTTGCGATCCTACGTTACAACACGAACGGAACGCCCGACCTCTCACTTAACGGGACCGGCATGGTAACTACTCCGATCGGGAATGTGAGCAGCGGCGCCACTTCTCTAAAGATACAGTCGGACGGCAAGATCGTCGCCGCCGGATCGAGTCGAGACGACGTCACAGGCAACAGTTTCGCCGTGGTCCGGTACACGACCTCCGGACACCTGGACACTACATTCAACGGGACAGGCAAGGCAACAACATCATTCGGGGATGCCTATGGGGGAGCTAGTGACCTGGCGTTTCAATGGGATGGCAAGATAGTCATCGTCGGTTCGACCGGAGCTCCGGGCACTGGCTATGACTTTGCATTTATTCGGTACGATTCGGACGGTTCGCTCGATGCCACATTTGGCGGCACCGGGAAGTTCACTATCCCAGTCGGGCCTTCCAGCGATTCTGCGCATTCGGTAGCGATCCAGGGCGACGGCAGTATCCTGGCTGCCGGCAGCAGCTTCTCAAGCGGCGGGAGTATTCCGAGCTCTTTTGCTGTGGTTCGGCTCAAACCGAACGGAGCGCTCGATACAACATTCAACGGGACCGGTATAGTCCGCAACCCGACTTGCTGTCAGGCCTACGCCTCAGCAATGGCGGTCCAATCCGACGGCAAGATAGTGGTCGCGGGCGGCTTTGATGACCAACTGTATGACTATTATGACTTTGTAGTTGTTCGCTATCAGGGCAACCATCTCCGCTCGAATGGCAAGATCGCATTTACGAGCGATCGCGACGGGAATAGCGAGATATACGTGATGGACCCTGACGGCAGCAACCAGACGCGGATCACTAACAACAATATTTTCGATGGACACGCCGCATGGTCGCGTGACGGCCGAAAGATGGCCTTTATTAGCCAGAGAGAGACGGGAGGCTATGCTATTTTTCAGATGAACGCGGACGGAACGGATAAAACGGAGATCACCCCGGTGAATTACCAGCCGAGCAGCTTATTGAGCACCTCGTGGGGCATTAGTTGGTCGCCTGACGGCAACAGGCTCGTTTTTGCGGAGAGGGATTTCGTGGCGAACGAATGGCATATCTTCGTTGTAAATGCCGATGGTAGCAACCGAAGGTTCTTGACACGGGGCTGGGACCCGGCGTGGTCGCCCGACGGCACGAGGATACTCTCCGTCACGACACGTGGATCGTCGTCGGCTGAAAGGATTCAAACAATTGGGCCTGATGGCACCGATCTTCGGATCTTACCCCCACTGCCGAACCAATTCAGATGGTACGAGGGCGTTTCATGGTCACCCACCGGCAGAGAGATCGCTGTGTCGGCAGAAAACTCCGCGAATCTGATCATGTTCATTCTGGATGCAGACGGCTCGAACGCGCGAGAATTTCACTGGCAATGCTCGCCCGTCGCTCCCGATGGATGCAGTAATGTCTTTTCACCATACTGGTCGCCCGACGGACACTCGATCGCTTTTGTTTACCCAAACCAGATCTACACAAAAAAGGTAGATGGCGGCGAACCGGAGCGGCTTACGACAAGCGGCCGGAATTTTGACCCGTCATGGCAGCCGATCATACCCCGCTCGGCTCTTGCCGATTTTGACGGAGATGGGCGGTCAGATATTTCTGTCTTTCGCCCTTCGGATGCAACTTGGTATCTCGACCAATCCGCTAACGGTTTCTCCTCCAGGCGGTTTGGTATATCGAGCGATAAGTTGACTCCAGCCGACTATGACGGCGATGGCAGAACAGACATTTCGGTCTTTCGCGACGGCGTCTGGTATTGGCTAAACAGTTCTGACGGCAGTTTCCGGGGGAACCAGTTCGGGGTATCAGGTGATATTCCGATTCCCGCAGACTTTACTGGCGACGGACGGGCCGAACTAGCTGTTTACCGAGACGGGATCTGGTGGTCGCTCGATCTAACAAACGGCCAGGTGGGCAGCTCCAATTCGGACTGCCATCTGACAAACCCGTCGTCGGGGACTATGATGGCGACGGGCGCGCTGATCAGGCGGTGTTTCGCGATGGCATCTGGCATTTGA
- a CDS encoding VCBS repeat-containing protein: MNRSSAGYEAAQFGIATDRTVPADYDGDGKTDLAVYRNGTWYLLKTNDGYADFLFGLDTDIPVPADYDGDGRADISVCRTGSWYIVQSSNGQPSYYQFGLGSDVPIAGRAQ, encoded by the coding sequence TTGAACCGTTCATCCGCGGGTTACGAGGCAGCGCAGTTCGGTATCGCTACCGACCGCACTGTGCCCGCAGATTATGATGGCGACGGCAAAACCGACCTCGCAGTTTACAGGAACGGGACGTGGTACCTCCTTAAGACCAATGATGGCTATGCAGACTTTCTGTTCGGGCTTGACACGGATATCCCGGTACCTGCTGACTACGACGGCGATGGAAGAGCCGACATTAGCGTTTGTCGAACTGGAAGTTGGTACATAGTCCAAAGCTCGAATGGGCAGCCATCCTATTATCAATTTGGGTTGGGGAGCGATGTCCCCATCGCGGGCAGGGCTCAATAG
- a CDS encoding PD40 domain-containing protein: MKNKMISTILALFTLMAVMPTSAFSQSRLAPESFSVFSLPQNVGTAVNSTSNESAAAVAPNGLSLYFSSNRDGTLGSIDLWVSQRATVTSAWGTPQNLSMLNSGNNENLPSLSADGRTLFFNCSDCSGSFGGADIYITTRTDPNNDFGWSKPVNLGEVVNSSSNEIAPAYFQDPANGLGVLYFTSDRIDGDFDIYQSTRNANGTFNAPTNVEALNSMLEDRSGGIRGDGLEMFFTSDRDGGLGGRDIWVSTRGSVSADWNPPVNLAAVNSAGNDQSASLSHDGSILYAASTRDGSSDIYTATRVSVNRSATADFDGDGRSDLSVFRPSDGIWYVVESGTNTFRAQQFGANGDRVVPGDYDGDGRTDIAVYRPTDRNWYISRSSDSAVSITTWGLATDRPVPGDYDGDGRTDIAVYRDGTWYAIQSSNGQSQNHQFGLATDIPIAGSAQ, encoded by the coding sequence ATGAAGAACAAGATGATCTCAACAATACTAGCGCTCTTTACTCTGATGGCGGTGATGCCGACGTCCGCCTTTTCGCAGAGCCGATTGGCGCCTGAAAGCTTTTCTGTTTTCAGTCTGCCGCAGAATGTCGGCACGGCGGTGAACTCGACGAGTAATGAGAGCGCAGCGGCTGTCGCTCCGAACGGGCTTAGCCTCTATTTTTCGAGCAACCGGGACGGGACTCTCGGCAGCATTGACCTGTGGGTCTCGCAACGGGCAACGGTCACATCGGCATGGGGCACCCCTCAGAATCTGTCGATGCTCAATTCCGGGAACAACGAAAACCTGCCGTCTCTTTCCGCAGATGGAAGGACCCTATTCTTCAACTGCTCAGACTGTTCAGGTTCTTTCGGAGGGGCCGACATCTACATCACAACAAGAACTGATCCGAACAACGACTTTGGCTGGAGCAAACCCGTCAATCTTGGCGAGGTCGTCAACAGCTCCAGCAATGAGATCGCCCCTGCATATTTTCAGGACCCGGCGAACGGGTTGGGAGTCCTTTATTTCACGAGCGACCGAATTGACGGGGATTTTGATATTTATCAAAGCACGCGCAACGCGAATGGAACATTTAACGCCCCTACGAATGTTGAGGCATTGAACAGTATGTTGGAAGACAGAAGCGGGGGAATTCGAGGGGACGGCCTGGAGATGTTCTTTACGTCTGATCGAGACGGCGGGCTGGGCGGAAGGGACATTTGGGTCTCAACCCGCGGGTCCGTCTCTGCAGATTGGAATCCACCCGTCAATCTCGCCGCCGTAAACTCGGCCGGCAACGACCAATCTGCATCGTTATCTCACGATGGGTCGATTCTCTACGCCGCATCGACCCGTGACGGAAGCAGCGATATCTACACCGCCACGCGCGTCAGCGTCAACCGCAGCGCAACCGCTGATTTTGACGGTGACGGACGGAGCGACCTGAGTGTTTTTCGGCCGTCGGACGGGATCTGGTATGTCGTCGAAAGCGGAACAAATACCTTCCGCGCTCAGCAATTCGGGGCCAATGGCGACCGTGTCGTACCCGGAGACTATGATGGCGACGGCCGCACGGACATCGCCGTTTACCGCCCAACGGACAGGAATTGGTACATCAGCCGAAGCTCCGACAGTGCGGTCTCGATCACGACGTGGGGCCTCGCCACCGACCGGCCCGTACCCGGCGATTACGACGGCGACGGACGGACCGATATCGCAGTTTACCGAGATGGCACATGGTATGCGATCCAGAGTTCAAACGGCCAGTCGCAGAACCACCAGTTCGGCTTAGCTACAGACATTCCTATCGCCGGCAGTGCTCAGTAA
- a CDS encoding winged helix-turn-helix domain-containing protein, protein MSLEKFRGFLLNFSESEMEGEARHLFRFESFRLDVAERRLLNQDVPVPLTPKAFEVLTILVSESGHLVEKDELLKRVWADSFVEEANIARIIHTLRRALGEDENSKFIETVATKGYRFVAKVTEERAPAQQQAEKPVRSAASDEKLPDTTETDEYVKSAVPTAGLTVTYSRNRRAVFFTVGFVTAISLVFLLSFNFWPESGKPAARSIAVLPLKPINAAYRDELYEIGIADSLIHRLGSIKGFIIRPLSATRKYIDIDQDPIVVGREQKVDYVLASHYQMAEGRFRITAQLFNVATGQIEESYKNEKSTESLFAMQDAIAHEVAALLQTRFATTSITPGKRGTNNEDAYRLYLQGKYLTTQVSARDQKKAIEYFEQAIELDRNYALAYARMASAYLRLDILSGDVPRSGKAAEFINKAFELDNNLAEAYVARGQLKLVFEWDLPAARRDLFHAIELEPNNDTAHWFYALLLAARKQFDEALTEIETAQTIDPSSTQYMMHRGRILYYARRYDEAVVQFERLLDLDEDHFSNWMQFAYEMKGDEARSFEIFMKIMQERRKSDHVEVYQRAYETAGWRGVKRKVLEFARLDVKEVSDNPFNVARDCALLGEKDEAFGYLNKAIENRKWLVYNLGVEPAFDSLRGDPRFDDLVRRLGLE, encoded by the coding sequence ATGTCTTTGGAAAAATTTCGTGGTTTTCTCCTAAATTTCTCCGAAAGCGAAATGGAGGGCGAGGCGAGACATTTATTTCGGTTCGAATCGTTCCGGCTTGACGTTGCGGAACGAAGGCTGCTGAACCAAGATGTGCCCGTTCCCCTGACGCCGAAAGCGTTCGAGGTACTCACTATACTCGTCAGCGAGAGCGGGCATCTGGTTGAAAAGGATGAACTGCTAAAACGCGTCTGGGCAGACTCGTTTGTCGAGGAAGCCAACATTGCGCGCATAATTCACACCCTTCGCAGGGCTCTGGGCGAGGACGAGAACAGCAAGTTCATCGAAACGGTTGCGACGAAAGGCTACCGCTTCGTCGCTAAGGTCACTGAAGAGCGCGCGCCCGCTCAGCAGCAGGCCGAGAAACCGGTAAGATCGGCTGCGTCCGATGAAAAGCTTCCAGACACGACAGAGACGGACGAATATGTTAAGTCGGCAGTTCCAACTGCCGGCCTAACGGTTACATATTCAAGGAATCGTCGTGCCGTCTTCTTCACCGTCGGATTCGTAACCGCCATTTCCCTTGTTTTTCTGCTTTCATTCAATTTCTGGCCAGAATCAGGAAAGCCGGCGGCCAGATCTATCGCGGTTCTTCCGCTTAAACCTATAAATGCGGCATACCGCGACGAGCTTTACGAGATCGGGATTGCCGATTCATTGATCCACAGGCTCGGTTCGATTAAGGGTTTTATCATCAGGCCGCTCAGCGCAACGCGCAAATATATAGACATCGACCAAGATCCGATTGTCGTCGGACGAGAGCAGAAGGTAGATTATGTTCTTGCCTCCCATTACCAGATGGCTGAGGGAAGGTTTCGCATCACGGCACAGCTTTTTAACGTCGCTACCGGACAGATCGAGGAATCTTATAAGAACGAAAAATCAACCGAAAGCTTGTTTGCTATGCAGGATGCTATCGCCCATGAGGTCGCGGCTCTATTGCAGACTCGATTTGCCACCACTTCAATAACCCCGGGAAAACGCGGAACCAACAACGAAGATGCCTATCGGCTTTATCTGCAAGGGAAGTATTTGACGACGCAGGTAAGTGCCCGAGATCAAAAAAAGGCAATTGAGTATTTTGAGCAAGCGATCGAACTGGACCGGAATTATGCGTTGGCATATGCACGAATGGCGAGTGCTTACCTTCGGTTGGATATTCTGAGCGGTGACGTTCCAAGGTCCGGCAAGGCAGCAGAATTTATCAATAAGGCATTTGAACTCGACAACAACTTGGCGGAAGCCTATGTGGCTCGCGGACAGCTAAAGCTTGTATTTGAATGGGACCTTCCCGCCGCGAGAAGAGATTTGTTCCACGCCATCGAACTGGAACCGAACAATGATACGGCCCACTGGTTCTATGCACTGCTTTTGGCCGCCCGCAAACAATTTGACGAAGCGTTGACGGAGATCGAAACCGCGCAAACAATTGACCCGAGCTCGACTCAGTATATGATGCACCGTGGACGAATCTTATATTACGCTCGCCGCTACGACGAAGCGGTTGTGCAATTCGAACGGCTACTAGACTTGGATGAGGATCATTTTTCGAATTGGATGCAGTTTGCCTATGAAATGAAGGGGGACGAAGCGCGTTCCTTTGAGATATTCATGAAAATAATGCAGGAACGCCGAAAATCCGACCACGTTGAAGTTTATCAAAGGGCCTATGAAACGGCGGGCTGGCGTGGAGTCAAGCGGAAAGTTCTTGAGTTTGCCAGACTTGATGTAAAGGAAGTATCCGACAACCCATTCAACGTCGCGCGAGATTGCGCACTGCTGGGCGAAAAAGACGAGGCGTTTGGGTATCTGAACAAGGCCATTGAGAACCGCAAATGGCTTGTGTACAACCTGGGCGTGGAACCGGCGTTCGATTCTCTTCGCGGTGACCCGCGATTCGATGATCTGGTCAGACGTCTCGGATTAGAGTGA
- a CDS encoding TonB-dependent receptor — protein sequence MARKTLVFALTIFVLAGHSVPNLSAQSQASNGQIEGTVLDSRGAYVPDALISVTNVESGATREVSSGNSGVYRFPLLPLGNYRIIAEAPNFKRFVRDGIILSAGEIATIDIQLEAGTIAESVTVSADSAISDGGRTDLGRVLDAREVGNAPLINRNPLNLGFLHANVTGRQSRGFAFPRLSVNGYLYRINHLLDGNTNTVYNNQSRLLNISEVFVSEVQLVTNGYAAEFGDTPGMIMNVITPSGTNELHGSASYRLRRPPFYSRPFFFPAVDLPGNKTDIFTAAVGAPIIKDRWQFYFGFERQYRDDKAMAARLLTITPANRALLIGAGLSPSIFPAAIPALERGGFYIVRTDAQLNSRNRLTARFNLADLSADNPISGGRNTAERGLDNFTLNQAVAVQLLSYTQTRFNEFRFQYGRRVQGARRNELSGIGPSIFINNVANFGSPVNVDTIFPPLQVTQFHDNVTRAMGTHVFKFGGGVSHHAYEERAALLSLYRFPSINAYVAARTGVNPRSYSNYQEAFGDPGTKYSSTFFNVFAQDDWKVTRRLKLTYGLRYDLYRLPKADPSSVVELSQKFTTDKNDLAPRFGVVYALRDGSRPTIIRAGAGLYYDAPLLSIYRDILRVNGNSRFFSYTFTPNAPGAPAFPNAVGKLPPGSVLPDQDIYTIAKDFETMYAIHSHIQLDQAITDDLSFIVGYVRSAGRHLNVYRNINPINSVAQLADGRPVFGDDKFFPDLGWVVIAESAGSAQYDALALQLKQRLSRGVQFSVHYTLSRGINDAPDGDREGVFLSDPTNRSVDMGYSSADQRHTFVMSFVGQPTFRLKSKFLSSVFNNNQFGIIATANSGTRFSVYSEFDLNNDGFYYDRPVGFKRNSEKTPNEYNLDLKYTRVISLSERFKLELFAEFQNLLNIRNIIGYSNISVTTDPVTGNLIGPLPDFRARNQSVALDSRQFQLGVKFSF from the coding sequence ATGGCGAGAAAGACTCTAGTTTTTGCCCTTACGATATTTGTGCTTGCGGGGCACTCCGTGCCTAACCTCTCAGCCCAATCACAGGCATCGAACGGGCAGATCGAAGGCACAGTCCTCGATTCAAGGGGTGCCTATGTGCCCGACGCGCTGATAAGCGTTACCAACGTGGAATCCGGGGCCACACGCGAAGTCAGTTCTGGGAATTCGGGCGTTTATCGTTTTCCCCTGCTGCCGCTAGGTAACTATCGAATAATAGCTGAGGCTCCGAATTTCAAGCGGTTCGTGCGCGACGGTATTATTCTATCTGCGGGCGAGATCGCGACAATCGATATCCAACTAGAGGCAGGGACGATCGCTGAGTCAGTGACCGTCTCGGCGGATTCGGCCATCTCAGATGGAGGCAGAACAGACCTAGGACGTGTGCTGGACGCGCGTGAGGTCGGGAACGCACCGCTGATCAACCGCAATCCGCTAAACTTAGGCTTTCTGCACGCAAATGTGACTGGCCGACAGTCCCGCGGCTTTGCTTTTCCTCGTCTTAGCGTTAATGGCTATCTATATCGCATTAACCATCTGCTAGATGGCAACACAAACACTGTCTACAATAATCAATCGCGTTTGCTGAATATTTCCGAAGTGTTTGTCAGTGAGGTTCAACTTGTGACAAATGGTTACGCAGCCGAGTTCGGCGACACCCCGGGAATGATAATGAATGTGATCACACCGTCGGGGACGAATGAGTTGCACGGATCTGCCAGCTACCGATTACGGAGACCACCATTTTATTCACGCCCCTTCTTCTTCCCGGCGGTCGATCTGCCCGGGAACAAGACGGATATTTTCACCGCCGCTGTCGGCGCTCCGATAATAAAGGATCGCTGGCAATTCTATTTCGGATTCGAAAGGCAATATCGCGATGACAAGGCGATGGCCGCGAGGTTGCTGACGATAACGCCCGCGAATCGTGCCCTTTTGATCGGAGCTGGCCTTTCGCCGTCGATCTTCCCGGCGGCGATCCCGGCCCTTGAGAGAGGTGGCTTCTATATCGTTCGGACTGACGCTCAGCTAAATAGCCGCAATCGCCTAACTGCCCGCTTCAACCTGGCTGATCTCAGCGCGGACAATCCTATTTCTGGCGGGCGAAACACCGCTGAACGTGGCCTCGATAATTTCACGCTCAATCAAGCCGTCGCGGTCCAACTTTTGTCTTACACGCAGACCAGATTCAATGAATTCCGTTTTCAGTATGGGCGCCGTGTACAAGGGGCCAGACGGAATGAACTTTCGGGGATTGGGCCGTCGATATTCATCAATAATGTTGCAAACTTCGGCTCGCCGGTCAATGTCGATACCATCTTTCCGCCGCTCCAGGTCACGCAGTTTCACGACAACGTGACTCGCGCGATGGGGACTCATGTGTTTAAGTTTGGCGGTGGCGTTAGTCATCACGCCTACGAGGAGAGAGCCGCGCTGCTGAGTCTTTACCGCTTTCCGTCGATTAATGCATACGTTGCGGCGCGGACAGGGGTAAATCCAAGAAGTTACAGCAACTATCAGGAAGCCTTTGGTGATCCGGGGACAAAGTATAGCTCAACATTCTTCAATGTCTTTGCGCAAGACGACTGGAAAGTCACGCGGCGCTTAAAGCTGACATACGGCCTGCGATATGACCTCTATCGCTTGCCTAAGGCCGACCCGAGTTCGGTGGTCGAACTGTCGCAGAAATTCACTACGGACAAGAATGATCTGGCGCCTCGATTTGGCGTGGTCTATGCTCTGCGTGATGGCTCTCGACCCACTATAATCAGGGCTGGTGCCGGCCTTTATTATGACGCCCCGCTGCTTTCGATTTATCGCGACATACTGCGGGTCAATGGCAATTCTAGATTTTTCAGCTACACTTTTACCCCGAATGCCCCGGGAGCTCCGGCCTTTCCCAACGCCGTAGGCAAACTGCCGCCCGGATCCGTATTGCCCGACCAAGACATCTATACGATCGCGAAGGATTTTGAAACGATGTACGCGATCCATTCCCACATTCAACTCGACCAAGCTATTACCGATGACCTCTCATTCATCGTCGGCTATGTCCGTTCAGCCGGCAGACATCTGAATGTTTATCGCAATATCAATCCAATCAATTCCGTTGCTCAACTGGCAGACGGCAGGCCTGTGTTCGGCGATGACAAGTTTTTTCCCGATCTGGGCTGGGTGGTTATCGCCGAATCGGCTGGGAGCGCGCAATATGATGCGCTTGCCCTGCAGCTCAAGCAGCGATTGAGTCGCGGTGTGCAGTTTAGTGTTCATTACACGCTCTCAAGGGGCATCAACGATGCGCCGGATGGCGATCGCGAGGGCGTGTTCCTCTCAGATCCAACAAACCGTAGCGTCGATATGGGGTACTCGTCTGCGGATCAACGTCATACGTTTGTGATGAGCTTCGTTGGGCAGCCCACATTTCGTCTAAAAAGCAAGTTTCTGTCCTCTGTCTTCAACAACAACCAATTCGGAATTATCGCGACCGCAAATAGTGGCACGCGGTTCAGTGTCTATTCTGAGTTTGATCTAAACAACGATGGTTTCTACTATGATAGGCCGGTCGGGTTCAAGCGTAATTCCGAGAAGACGCCGAACGAGTACAATCTTGACCTCAAATATACACGCGTCATTAGCCTATCGGAGAGGTTCAAATTGGAGCTATTCGCTGAGTTTCAAAATCTATTGAATATCAGGAACATTATCGGCTACAGCAACATTTCAGTAACGACAGATCCGGTCACCGGCAATTTGATCGGCCCACTCCCAGATTTTCGGGCAAGAAATCAATCTGTCGCCCTGGATAGTCGCCAATTTCAACTGGGCGTGAAGTTTAGTTTCTGA
- a CDS encoding DUF1501 domain-containing protein, with product MKETRRDFLKKSGGCALGMVSLATQMHHLGSISAMAQRVIDSGEGGESYKALVLCFWAGGNDGNNMVIPNHSDSSISNYAAYSAARGTQGLAIAQGSLLPIAVPRLGGLTYGLHPNLGNVGAPNGTTIVNNGIHELWAGGDLAVVCNVGNLVQPLTKAQYLSSQYKKPYQLFSHSDQVAQSQTSVSSTQAFTGWGGRLSDKMTLGSNPSGLIPMITSISGAQLFTAGQTTLPLAIANAQTSLANVLNPAGYGSNPTGSTLARLTAFNTLRQQDLANNFIKEASHVTDLAMQANAALQTSQEVTVQFPTTNIGQQFKQVARLIKKRLDLNVNRQVFYVQIGGFDTHTNELNENNGQNARLREFSQAMRAFYDEMVVQGVNNDVTTFTLSDFGRTLNPAGSGATVGSDHAWGNHMFVMGGSVSGGDFYGSHRPDGTGNYFPTLVMGPSGADDTDNNASGRGRWIPTTSVEMYAVRFARWFGLSPADETLVFPNLANPLITQHDAANSALGFLP from the coding sequence ATGAAAGAAACAAGACGTGATTTTTTGAAAAAGTCAGGCGGCTGTGCACTCGGCATGGTCTCGCTCGCAACGCAGATGCATCACCTCGGCTCGATCAGCGCGATGGCGCAGCGAGTGATCGACAGCGGCGAAGGCGGCGAGAGCTACAAGGCCCTGGTGCTCTGCTTCTGGGCCGGCGGCAACGACGGCAATAATATGGTGATACCGAATCACAGCGATTCGTCGATCAGCAATTATGCGGCATACAGTGCCGCCCGGGGCACTCAGGGCCTGGCGATCGCGCAGGGTTCGCTGCTGCCGATAGCGGTGCCTCGGCTTGGCGGCCTGACGTATGGCCTGCATCCAAATCTCGGCAACGTCGGCGCCCCGAACGGCACGACCATCGTCAACAACGGCATCCACGAACTCTGGGCCGGCGGCGATCTCGCTGTTGTTTGCAACGTCGGCAACCTCGTGCAGCCGCTGACCAAGGCCCAGTACCTGAGCTCGCAGTACAAGAAGCCTTACCAGCTCTTTTCACACTCAGACCAGGTCGCTCAGTCGCAGACCAGTGTCTCAAGCACACAGGCGTTTACTGGTTGGGGCGGCCGATTGTCTGACAAGATGACCTTGGGCAGCAATCCGAGCGGGCTGATACCGATGATCACGTCGATCTCAGGAGCGCAGTTGTTCACGGCCGGCCAGACGACGCTGCCCTTGGCGATTGCAAACGCCCAGACGTCGCTCGCAAACGTATTGAATCCGGCGGGTTACGGCTCAAATCCGACAGGTTCGACGCTTGCGCGGCTTACGGCTTTCAACACGCTCAGACAGCAGGACCTGGCAAATAACTTCATCAAGGAGGCGAGTCACGTTACGGACCTCGCGATGCAGGCGAATGCGGCCCTGCAAACATCGCAGGAGGTCACCGTTCAGTTCCCAACTACGAACATCGGCCAGCAGTTCAAGCAGGTCGCACGGCTGATCAAAAAGCGTCTCGACCTCAACGTCAATCGTCAGGTCTTTTACGTCCAGATCGGCGGTTTTGACACGCACACCAACGAACTGAACGAGAACAACGGCCAGAACGCCCGCCTGCGCGAATTCAGCCAGGCGATGCGTGCGTTCTATGACGAAATGGTCGTGCAGGGCGTCAATAACGATGTGACAACCTTCACGCTGTCCGATTTTGGCCGCACGCTGAATCCGGCCGGCTCGGGCGCGACGGTCGGCTCAGATCACGCCTGGGGCAATCATATGTTCGTGATGGGCGGCTCGGTCAGCGGAGGTGACTTTTACGGCAGCCACCGGCCCGACGGCACGGGCAATTACTTCCCGACACTCGTCATGGGCCCGAGCGGAGCGGACGACACCGACAACAATGCGTCAGGCCGCGGCCGCTGGATACCGACAACGTCGGTCGAGATGTATGCCGTGCGCTTTGCCCGCTGGTTTGGGCTCTCCCCGGCCGACGAAACGCTGGTCTTCCCAAACCTCGCCAATCCGCTCATCACCCAACACGACGCCGCCAACAGCGCGTTGGGGTTTCTTCCCTAG